A window from Setaria italica strain Yugu1 chromosome VIII, Setaria_italica_v2.0, whole genome shotgun sequence encodes these proteins:
- the LOC101766188 gene encoding uncharacterized protein LOC101766188: MRPIITTGAEPGRGDLMKEQSLAPAVEELWNTWEIHSMILVSLFLQVFLFLFAGKRMRSNSTLRRLVLWLAYLSADSVATFVLGHLAVRAIEPSDQGLMPFWAPFVLVHLGGQETMTAFSMQDNELWKRHLLNLVTQAAVAGYVVGKASWPDRRLKAALVLVFVSGFFKYAGRTLYLFFARPKFLKSPISWKLYGQGKTSYEDKRKRATEDMGKVLNRLSNGSTERPRFMESFSLTTDIMAGDAPLNTVRSITLAETGELPGMLDEFLCRDDHHNAYEYVGTLLVQCYSRLYTKGYVREGIADSLSKCKEGSSVGSGPVSKPKQISSNMVCTAIFQSIVYGGPTLFPYVAIPIALVLFAAAEKGDPLLHSRRGRVDIMVSYLLLVGAVVLDVSSIVSFIFSRFSSSKELWCQKLNQYNMINSAEVSECLRSIQEKFGCDVYDVALSMPIKEFILDTLLVSGTRKEWNIASTRGQLALHHRKATTSTLRALEESVRTGVDFPRSVLIIWHIATDICFRYSGDKDAATTYSADGLLKKHCYKQMSRELSNYIMYLVFKCGVMLTTYSHVEHDDTLYEIAKKLSLYRRQAGVNPGDHKDPVITKLLLSEETIKMEREESKEQVETSKVEHEGESSKEEERDEIVQLDHEESANDDNNDAAAEDHMKKLCQSAEALYSSPVLPRAREVAQELISIKDEAERWDLIAAVWAEMLYYTAPRCGAAFHAEHLAKGGEFATHVFVLMYLLGPFMPPPGA; the protein is encoded by the exons ATGAGACCCATTATAACTACTGGTGCCGAACCTGGCAGGGGCGATCTGATGAAAGAACAAAG CTTGGCGCCTGCTGTCGAAGAGCTGTGGAACACGTGGGAGATCCACAGCATGATCCTCGTCAGCCTGTTCCTGcaagtcttcctcttcctctttgcgGGCAAACGGATGCGTAGCAACAGCACCCTGAGGCGCCTGGTCCTGTGGCTTGCCTACTTATCGGCGGACTCAGTGGCCACCTTCGTGCTGGGCCACCTCGCGGTCCGCGCGATCGAGCCGAGCGACCAGGGGCTCATGCCCTTCTGGGCGCCGTTCGTGCTCGTCCACCTGGGCGGGCAGGAGACCATGACGGCCTTCTCCATGCAGGACAACGAGCTGTGGAAGCGGCACCTACTGAACCTGGTCACCCAGGCAGCAGTCGCCGGCTACGTCGTGGGCAAGGCCTCTTGGCCGGACCGCCGGCTCAAGGCGGCGTTGGTTCTCGTGTTCGTCTCTGGGTTCTTCAAGTACGCGGGGCGTACTTTGTACCTCTTCTTTGCGAGGCCAAAGTTTCTGAAGAGCCCCATATCATGGAAGCTGTACGGGCAAGGCAAAACTTCTTATGAGGACAAGAGGAAACGAGCCACAGAAGACATGGGGAAAGTTCTTAATAGGTTGTCCAACGGCAGTACAGAGCGTCCACGGTTCATGGAGTCCTTCAGTCTCACAACCGACATCATGGCAGGGGATGCTCCCCTCAACACAGTGCGGAGCATCACCTTAGCAGAGACTGGGGAGCTACCAGGCATGCTGGACGAGTTCCTGTGTCGTGATGACCACCACAATGCCTACGAGTACGTGGGAACACTTCTGGTACAGTGCTACTCACGACTCTACACCAAAGGTTATGTTCGAGAGGGTATTGCTGATAGTTTGAGTAAGTGCAAGGAGGGTTCATCAGTTGGTTCAGGACCGGTGTCTAAGCCTAAGCAGATTTCATCAAATATGGTTTGTACTGCCATCTTTCAATCCATCGTGTACGGGGGACCCACCCTCTTCCCGTATGTCGCAATCCCGATTGCCCTAGTGCTCTTCGCGGCGGCCGAAAAGGGGGATCCACTACTCCATAGTAGAAGAGGCAGAGTTGATATCATGGTGTCCTACCTACTGCTTGTGGGAGCAGTAGTACTAGATGTGTCCTCTATTGTCAGCTTCATTTTCTCCCGCTTCAGTTCCTCCAAGGAACTGTGGTGTCAAAAGCTCAACCAATACAACATGATCAATAGTGCAGAGGTATCCGAGTGCCTTAGAAGTATACAGGAAAAGTTTGGCTGCGATGTATATGATGTAGCCCTCAGTATGCCCATCAAGGAGTTCATCCTCGACACTTTGTTAGTCTCGGGAACAAGAAAAGAATGGAACATTGCCAGCACCCGTGGCCAGCTAGCGCTTCATCACCGCAAGGCGACGACAAGCACACTAAGAGCACTTGAGGAGAGCGTCAGAACCGGTGTTGATTTCCCAAGAAGCGTGCTCATCATATGGCACATTGCAACAGACATCTGCTTTCGCTACTCCGGCGACAAGGACGCCGCCACCACTTATTCTGCTGATGGATTATTGAAGAAGCATTGCTACAAGCAGATGAGCAGAGAGCTATCAAACTACATCATGTACCTTGTCTTCAAGTGCGGTGTGATGCTTACTACCTACTCCCATGTTGAACATGACGACACCCTATATGAAATTGCAAAAAAACTATCTCTGTATCGACGACAGGCGGGTGTTAATCCAGGTGATCACAAGGATCCTGTCATCACGAAGCTTCTTCTTTCTGAAGAGACGATCAAGATGGAGCGTGAAGAATCAAAGGAACAAGTTGAAACAAGCAAGGTCGAGCATGAAGGAGAATCCAGCAAGGAGGAAGAACGAGATGAAATTGTCCAGTTAGACCATGAAGAATCGGCCAACGATGACAATAACGATGCAGCTGCCGAGGATCACATGAAGAAACTCTGTCAGAGTGCTGAAGCTCTATATTCGTCTCCAGTGCTGCCCCGTGCACGTGAGGTGGCCCAGGAGCTGATTAGCATCAAGGATGAAGCTGAGCGCTGGGACCTCATTGCCGCGGTGTGGGCGGAGATGCTTTACTACACCGCGCCACGTTGCGGGGCTGCTTTCCACGCCGAGCATCTAGCCAAGGGTGGTGAGTTCGCCACTCATGTTTTCGTTCTCATGTATTTGCTTGGTCCTTTCATGCCACCCCCTGGTGCTTGA